Sequence from the Sphingobacteriaceae bacterium GW460-11-11-14-LB5 genome:
TTGCCTCTGGTTTTAATTGTCTTTCGATGATGTAATCTTTACCTTCTAAATCTGGCTGTATTTGTGGATTTTCCAGATAGATTAATTTCTCTCTTTCTAAAATTTGCAAGCCTAAATAAGCACCGCCCAAATCTCCAGAAACACACAATAAATCATGCTCCTGAGCACCATTTCTGTACACCACTTTATCGGCATCGGCATAACCAATACTGGTAATACTAATCACCAAACCTTGCTTGCTTGATGAAGTATCTCCACCAATTAAATCGATGTTGTATTTGTTGCAGGCCAGTTCAATTCCTTTGTAAATTTCTTCAACTGCTTCTAAGGGAAATTTACTCGACAAACCCAGCGAAACTGTAATCTGACTAGCTTTTCCGTTCATGGCATAAATATCACTCAAATTTACCTGAACAGCCTTGTAACCTAAGTGCATTAAAGGCACATAAGCCAGATCAAAGTGGATTCCTTCCAGCAATAAATCGGTTGAAATTAAGGTTTGCTTTCCTTTAGCATCTAAAACAGCCGCATCATCCCCAACTCCTTTTACCGAATAATCATTTTTAATTTTAAAATTAGTAGTCAGGTGTTTAATTAACCCAAACTCACCTAATTCATTAATATCTGTACGCTCTTTATTCTCAAACATAAATTATATTACAATTATCGTCACGCTGAACTTGTTTCAGAGCCTTACTAATAAGATGCTGAACTAAATTCAGCATGACGGATTTATCTATTTTATTTACTCTCCATCCAATTTTTACCTTCGGTAAATCTGGCAATTAACATCGCTGCAACATTATCACCCGTAGCGTTTAACAAAGTCGCCATCGGATCAACCAACGTTCCAATAATCATAGCCGGTGGTAAAGCTTCGGGTGGCAATTGGTAAGCCGAAATCATTAATAATTCGCCAATATAGCCCCCATTTGGTATTCCGCCCTCAACAATACTGACTAAAACGGTAATGCCCAAAGCCAAAATTATGGTATCAACATGAACCAAATCT
This genomic interval carries:
- a CDS encoding thiamine-phosphate kinase — translated: MFENKERTDINELGEFGLIKHLTTNFKIKNDYSVKGVGDDAAVLDAKGKQTLISTDLLLEGIHFDLAYVPLMHLGYKAVQVNLSDIYAMNGKASQITVSLGLSSKFPLEAVEEIYKGIELACNKYNIDLIGGDTSSSKQGLVISITSIGYADADKVVYRNGAQEHDLLCVSGDLGGAYLGLQILEREKLIYLENPQIQPDLEGKDYIIERQLKPEARMDIVALLDEMNIKPTSMIDVSDGLASEILHLAEQSDKGITIYEEKIPLDPMTYETARELGLDPTVCALSGGEDYELLFTISQEDYKKLKHDVDITVIGHVTDKNSGCKMVSKSEKVHELKAQGWNAFNK